The nucleotide window AGGCCTGAGGCCCTTGCAGGTGGCAAGGTAAGCCAGCATTATCCCATCCTAGCAGTGGGATTGATGTCTGTCTAGCCTGGAAGAGGGGCACTAGGTGACCCCTCCCCTGCTGTTGTAAATACTGTAATTATTGGAGAATTTAAATTATTCTCATTTGTAACTGCGTTTCCGGGTCGCGCCAGAGTCATTTGgtactaaaaaaaagaaaaaggaaaaaaaaaaaagaatggagcttgtctctgcttttctttttcccataGAACCCTACCTTTCAACTggtttgtatttatttcaaaGGAAGAGAATATATTGATTCTTAGAAAATAAAGTCTatttagaattcttttttcttgCCTTCTACCAGGGCAAAAGGATTCAGAGGGAGAGATCTGTGCCTCATGGATGGGACATACTTGTGCCCCAGGGTTTGTTGACATAATGTGCATGCTAGTCATAAGACAACACATCAgcaagctgggtatggtggcacagtcCTGTAATCCCTGGACTTGAggttctgaggcaggaggattgctgtgagttcaaggtcaggcagaAAGTTCCCATTTCCCATGCACTGAATGTCAGGCACTGCCCTTAGTACCTGCAGATACATAAATTGTTTCTAATCCCTGCAGTAACTATGGGATGGGCTAACTAATATTAGGCCAGCTACCTCCACATTGACAGGCCCATAGTAAGTACCTTTAGTTAGTCCACTGTTGTATAATCCTCACAGTAATTACCGGGTGGGTTCATAGCAGGTTAGTTATCTCAGATGCTGAAGTTTAGGAAAATGAACTAACTTGCCAAAGTTCCTACAACTAAGAAGTTGCAGCttggatttaaactcaggtccatTAGTCTGGAAGGCTGGCATGCTAAAACCAGAAGAAGATTCCACTGCTGATTTCCTTTGTGGATTCCAAATGCCTAAGTCCTTTGTTAGGACCATAGCCTAAGTGTTCCAACACTACAGTTGGGCTCATAATTGCAAACACTAGGGTTGTACAAGACTGAAACACTTGACGAGGGAATGCCTTCTAAGTGCCAAGCAGCTGCAAGGGGACGCGCCTATAGATGAGGTGACCAAAGTGAATATAGCTGCCTAAGGCCTTGCAGCTACTTGGGAATGAACTGAGACAAAAGACCCCGTTTGTTTGATATTGATGCTTAATGTGCTCTAGCAGGTGTGCTGTGCCTTGCTGTACATAGGGCACAAAGATAAATCAGCAGCTGACTTTACCTTTGAATTTGTAGTCCAAAAATTTAGATACAACCCCCAAAATCTCTATGGAAAATGTCCTAGTGTGTCAGACTAACATCTCAAGTTCATGTCTCCTAGCCCTCAGCATTTTTTAGTATCTTAAGAAAATTGTAAGTGAAATACTCATTTTTGGGTTAAGATGGCTGGTGCTGGTAATTAAATTGGTCCGTTAGGCTGTCTGGGAACCACATATTGGTACTTGGACTCGGTGAACCCCAAAGAAAGTCCACACACAAGCCCTATTCCACGCGGCGTGGGCAGAAGATCGGGTACACCGAAGGAACACGCCCAGATGGAAGACGGTAGCTGCGACCGCAGGATGGGGCCGAGATGGCGCACTCAGGGCCGCGTGGCGGGAGGTGGAAGGGACAGCGCTGGCTGACAAGAGGATTCTCTGGGATTCACTCACACTGCCTCAAAAGAGGCTCGGTGGAGAAAGGCTTGAGCAGgggtttgtttcttgagacaggatctcgccATGTAGCCCAGCCTACTTCAGCCTCGAACGTGCGGccatcctcccgcctctgcctaccgagtgctgggacgCTGAGCGCACCACCACGCCCTGCGAGGATGTGGCTCCAGAGCGGGCCCGCCCGAGAAGTCGCCGGCCCTGAGATCACACCGAAGGCCCTGAGAGGGCAGAGTCCGGCCGCGGGCGGCCAATCGCCGGCAGCGAGGCCGGCAAGCCAACCGCTAAGGCGCCTCACACAGGCCCGCCCACTCCGCCGCACCCGAGTTCTCATTGGCGCCTCTCACTTTCTCCTCGGATTGGCTACCCCTAGGATCAAACAGGCGGGGGCTAGGATCTACTTCCGGTGACAGTCAGCAGGGACCCGGAAGAACCACACTGGCGCGGCTTTCCAAAATTCTCCATGGCTGCTCAAGAAGAGGAGTCATGCGCCGGGGGCGCCGGGGGCGGGGCCACGTCAGAAGGAAGAGGCGGGGCTTGCTCCACAGGAAAGCTGAGCGGGCGGGGTAGGAGCTTGGTTCCCGGCAAGAGGCTGGCCTAGGAGAGGGAGAATCGAATTAAACCGGGACCGGCCTTACACCAGATCTGGAGTATCTAGGAGCCAAGGTGCTACACTCCCGAGGGGGCGTGGTCCCTTGCGAGCGAGGCCTTTAGGGCTCAGGAAGGTCGGGGTTCTGAGTGGACTGGGTCGTGATGTGCAGGAGACTGCTATCTGAATGTTATTTGGCTCTTGTCCGTCTGGCAGCATGAGGCATCGCACCCTAACCTCCAGCCCGGCCCTCTGGGCCTCTATACCGTGTCCACGCTCTGAGCTGCGTCTGGACCTGGTTTTAGCTTCTGGACAGACCTTCCGGTGAGGGTCTGCGCTTGGGGGGACCCTTCCCTGGGACGCTGACCCCTCAGAGCTGCCCAAAAAGAATGATGGAAGTAAGAATGTTGGGAATGATGGATGAGAGCGCACTTTGGAGTGTAAGCGCTGGTGGTGAGCCTGTTAACTCCTTTATGAAGTAGATGCAGTGAGTGTGCAGGGTTGTGAGGACCATGCAGTAAAAATCAGTGGGAAATCtgagggatgtagctcagtgattaGAGCCCTTGCATAGGACTCTAgcttcaatccccagtaccttttttttttaggtgaaaAACATACTACTTTTGCTTTATAACAAATAAGTCGGCTTTTGGGTGGGACATTTGTAAGACAGGAAGGACCTTACAGAGCACAAAATGGGTAACTGAATTCTGGTGCACAGGTGGAGGGAGCAAAGCCCTAAACACTGGAGTGGCGTGCTGGCAGATCAAGTATGGACACTGACTCAGACCGAGGAGCAGCTCTATTGTACTGTGTACCGAGAAGACGAGAGCCAGGTGGGCAGGCCCACCCTAGAGGAGCTGGATGCCTTACACAAGTACTTTCAGCTGGATGTCAGCTTGGCTCAGCTCTATAGCCAATGGGCTTCTGTAGATTCCCACTTCCAAAAAGTGGCTCAGAAATTCCAAGGTGAGTTCAAGGGGCAGGGATGGTGGCTTCTGTACATTGGTTAAGTTACAGCTCTGTGACTCAGTTTACCTTCTCTAAAATGGAGAtatggggccagtgagataggctcagcagataaaggcgcTTGCCATGAAAGCCTGATGGCCTTATGTTTCATTCCAGAacccatagtggaaggagaaccaACTACCTAAAGTTGTCCTCTACCTTCCACTCAGGAGCCATGACTCTCATGCACGCACTCACTTATCCATGatgataacaaataaataaaatgtacttatCAAAGTGATTGGAAACAAGGTGAGATagcccttcaggttcctactttgcagaggagactgccagacattgtacaggacacaggaaaaagtgactgagagattctagATCTGTgggttgaagatggatgccccaacaatgcagaggaactttgggtgactgttcaggcagccagctgtctctctcattctacattttaaaatgtacttcctagctgggcagtggtggcgcatgcctttaatcccagcactcgggaggcagagccaggcagatctctgtgagttcagggccagcctgggctaccaagtgagttccaagaaaaagtcgcaaacctacacagagaaaccctgtctcagaaaatcaaaaaaaggggctggagagatggctcagaggttaagagcactgacagctcttccaaaggtcctgagttcaattcccagcaagcacatggtggctcacaaccatctgtaatgagatctggtgccctcttctggcctgcagtcatacatgcagtatacataataaataaatatt belongs to Onychomys torridus chromosome 3, mOncTor1.1, whole genome shotgun sequence and includes:
- the Ogg1 gene encoding N-glycosylase/DNA lyase isoform X7 — encoded protein: MLFGSCPSGSMRHRTLTSSPALWASIPCPRSELRLDLVLASGQTFRWREQSPKHWSGVLADQVWTLTQTEEQLYCTVYREDESQVGRPTLEELDALHKYFQLDVSLAQLYSQWASVDSHFQKVAQKFQGVRLLRQDPMECLFSFICSSNNNIARITSMVERLCQAFGPRLIQLDDVTYHGFPSLQALAGE